The Indicator indicator isolate 239-I01 chromosome 32, UM_Iind_1.1, whole genome shotgun sequence genome contains a region encoding:
- the CENPS gene encoding centromere protein S, whose translation MEAADGEERFLLTQRLKAAVHYTVGCLCQDVAEDKAIQFSKQTIATISEITFRQCETFAKDLEMFARHAKRSTVTTEDVKLLARRSNSLLKYITQKSEELAASTMEQKEKKRKKSSAGKGRRTSEEQAAAVTESEDSNMA comes from the exons ATGGAGGCGGCGGACGGCGAGGAGCGGTTCCTGCTCACACAG AGGCTGAAGGCTGCGGTGCACTACACGGTCGGCTGCCTGTGTCAGGATGTGGCAGAAGACAAAGCCATACAGTTCAGCAAGCAAACCATCGCAACCATTTCAGAGATCACCTTCAGGCAGTGTG AGACCTTTGCAAAAGACCTTGAAATGTTTGCAAG GCATGCAAAACGGAGCACAGTCACTACAGAGGACGTGAAGCTTTTGGCTAGACGGAGCAACTCTCTG CTAAAGTATATCACCCAGAAGAGTGAAGAGCTTGCAGCAAGTACCatggaacaaaaggaaaagaagagaaagaagtccAGTGCAGGTaaaggaaggagaacctctgaggaacaagcagcagctgtgactGAAAGTGAAGATTCCAACATGGCATGA
- the PGD gene encoding 6-phosphogluconate dehydrogenase, decarboxylating isoform X1, which translates to MGQNLILNMNDHGFVVCAFNRTVSKVDDFLANEAKGTKVIGAHSLEEMVSKLKKPRRIILLVKAGSAVDDFINKLVPLLETGDIIIDGGNSEYRDTTRRCKELQEKGILFVGSGVSGGEEGARYGPSLMPGGAKEAWPHIKTIFQSIAAKVGCGEPCCDWVGDEGAGHFVKMVHNGIEYGDMQLICEAYHLMKDVLGMQHDEMSKVFQEWNKTELDSFLIEITANILKFKDSDGKYLLPKIKDSAGQKGTGKWTAISALEYGVPVTLIGEAVFARCLSSLKDERVQASKLLDGPKMTQFSGNKKAFLEDIRKALYASKIISYTQGFMLLRQAAKEFGWTLNYGGIALMWRGGCIIRSVFLGKIKDAFDQNPELQNLLLNDFFKTAIEDCQDSWRRVISTGVQIGIPMPCFTTALSFYDGYRHEILPANLIQAQRDYFGAHTYELLSKPGVFIHTNWTGHGGNVSSSAYNV; encoded by the exons ATGGGGCAAAACCTTATTTTGAATATGAATGACCATGGCTTTGTG GTTTGTGCTTTTAACAGGACAGTTTCCAAAGTGGATGACTTTCTGGCCAATGAGGCCAAGGGAACCAAAGTGATAGGTGCTCACAGCCTGGAAGAGATGGTCTCTAAGTTAAAGAAGCCCCGACGCATTATCTTGCTGGTGAAGGCTGGAAGTGCAGTGGATGATTTCATCAATAAATTG gTGCCGTTGTTGGAGACTGGAGACATCATAATTGATGGTGGGAATTCTGAGTACAGAGATACCACA AGGCGTTGTAAGGAACTGCAGGAAAAGGGCATCTTGTTTGTCGGAAGTGGTGTTAGCGGGGGAGAGGAGGGTGCCAGATACGGTCCCTCACTCATGCCAGGAGGAGCCAAAGAAGCCTG GCCCCACATTAAGACCATATTTCAAAGCATTGCTGCTAAAGTGGGATGTGGGGAACCTTGTTGTGACTGG GTGGGAGATGAGGGTGCTGGACACTTTGTGAAGATGGTACACAATGGGATTGAATATGGAGACATGCAGCTGATCTGTGAGGCCTATCACCTGATGAAAGATGTGCTGGGCATGCAGCATGATGAGATGTCAAAG GTGTTTCAGGAATGGAATAAGACTGAGCTGGACTCTTTCCTGATTGAAATCACAGCCAACATTCTCAAGTTCAAAGACAGTGATGGCAAGTACCTTCTCCCAAAGATTAAGGACAGTGCAGGACAAAAAGGCACAGGAAAGTGGACAGCCATTTCTGCCCTGGAATATGGAGTCCCTGTCACACTCATAG GTGAAGCTGTGTTTGCACGCTGCCTGTCTTCCCTCAAGGATGAGAGAGTACAGGCCAGTAAGCTGCTGGATGGGCCCAAAATGACTCAGTTCAGTGGGAACAAGAAGGCCTTCCTGGAGGACATCCGCAAG gctctATATGCTTCCAAAATCATCTCATACACTCAAGGCTTCATGCTGCTGAGACAAGCTGCAAAAGAATTTGGCTGGACACTGAATTATGGTGGCATTGCACTGATGTGGAGGGGAGGCTGCATCATCAGAAG TGTGTTCCTGGGGAAAATCAAAGATGCTTTTGATCAAAACCCTGAGCTCCAGAACTTGCTGTTGAATGATTTCTTCAAGACAGCCATTGAAGACTGTCAG gACTCATGGCGACGTGTGATCAGTACTGGAGTACAGATTGGCATCCCTATGCCCTGCTTCACTACAGCACTTTCTTTTTACGATGGGTACAGGCATGAAATATTGCCAGCTAACCTGATTCAG GCTCAGCGTGATTACTTTGGTGCACACACATACGAACTGCTGTCAAAGCCAGGTGTATTTATCCATACCAACTGGACAGGCCATGGGGGAAATGTGTCCTCCTCTGCCTACAATGTCTAA
- the PGD gene encoding 6-phosphogluconate dehydrogenase, decarboxylating isoform X2, with protein sequence MGQNLILNMNDHGFVVCAFNRTVSKVDDFLANEAKGTKVIGAHSLEEMVSKLKKPRRIILLVKAGSAVDDFINKLRRCKELQEKGILFVGSGVSGGEEGARYGPSLMPGGAKEAWPHIKTIFQSIAAKVGCGEPCCDWVGDEGAGHFVKMVHNGIEYGDMQLICEAYHLMKDVLGMQHDEMSKVFQEWNKTELDSFLIEITANILKFKDSDGKYLLPKIKDSAGQKGTGKWTAISALEYGVPVTLIGEAVFARCLSSLKDERVQASKLLDGPKMTQFSGNKKAFLEDIRKALYASKIISYTQGFMLLRQAAKEFGWTLNYGGIALMWRGGCIIRSVFLGKIKDAFDQNPELQNLLLNDFFKTAIEDCQDSWRRVISTGVQIGIPMPCFTTALSFYDGYRHEILPANLIQAQRDYFGAHTYELLSKPGVFIHTNWTGHGGNVSSSAYNV encoded by the exons ATGGGGCAAAACCTTATTTTGAATATGAATGACCATGGCTTTGTG GTTTGTGCTTTTAACAGGACAGTTTCCAAAGTGGATGACTTTCTGGCCAATGAGGCCAAGGGAACCAAAGTGATAGGTGCTCACAGCCTGGAAGAGATGGTCTCTAAGTTAAAGAAGCCCCGACGCATTATCTTGCTGGTGAAGGCTGGAAGTGCAGTGGATGATTTCATCAATAAATTG AGGCGTTGTAAGGAACTGCAGGAAAAGGGCATCTTGTTTGTCGGAAGTGGTGTTAGCGGGGGAGAGGAGGGTGCCAGATACGGTCCCTCACTCATGCCAGGAGGAGCCAAAGAAGCCTG GCCCCACATTAAGACCATATTTCAAAGCATTGCTGCTAAAGTGGGATGTGGGGAACCTTGTTGTGACTGG GTGGGAGATGAGGGTGCTGGACACTTTGTGAAGATGGTACACAATGGGATTGAATATGGAGACATGCAGCTGATCTGTGAGGCCTATCACCTGATGAAAGATGTGCTGGGCATGCAGCATGATGAGATGTCAAAG GTGTTTCAGGAATGGAATAAGACTGAGCTGGACTCTTTCCTGATTGAAATCACAGCCAACATTCTCAAGTTCAAAGACAGTGATGGCAAGTACCTTCTCCCAAAGATTAAGGACAGTGCAGGACAAAAAGGCACAGGAAAGTGGACAGCCATTTCTGCCCTGGAATATGGAGTCCCTGTCACACTCATAG GTGAAGCTGTGTTTGCACGCTGCCTGTCTTCCCTCAAGGATGAGAGAGTACAGGCCAGTAAGCTGCTGGATGGGCCCAAAATGACTCAGTTCAGTGGGAACAAGAAGGCCTTCCTGGAGGACATCCGCAAG gctctATATGCTTCCAAAATCATCTCATACACTCAAGGCTTCATGCTGCTGAGACAAGCTGCAAAAGAATTTGGCTGGACACTGAATTATGGTGGCATTGCACTGATGTGGAGGGGAGGCTGCATCATCAGAAG TGTGTTCCTGGGGAAAATCAAAGATGCTTTTGATCAAAACCCTGAGCTCCAGAACTTGCTGTTGAATGATTTCTTCAAGACAGCCATTGAAGACTGTCAG gACTCATGGCGACGTGTGATCAGTACTGGAGTACAGATTGGCATCCCTATGCCCTGCTTCACTACAGCACTTTCTTTTTACGATGGGTACAGGCATGAAATATTGCCAGCTAACCTGATTCAG GCTCAGCGTGATTACTTTGGTGCACACACATACGAACTGCTGTCAAAGCCAGGTGTATTTATCCATACCAACTGGACAGGCCATGGGGGAAATGTGTCCTCCTCTGCCTACAATGTCTAA